One region of Quercus lobata isolate SW786 chromosome 2, ValleyOak3.0 Primary Assembly, whole genome shotgun sequence genomic DNA includes:
- the LOC115975805 gene encoding 14-3-3-like protein A isoform X2 yields the protein MSPTDSSREENVYMAKLAEQAERYEEMVEFMEKVAKTVDVEELTVEERNLLSVAYKNVIGARRASWRIISSIEQKEESRGNEDHVVIIKEYRGKIENELSKICDGILGLLETHLIPSASAAESKVFYLKMKGDYHRYLAEFKTGAERKEAAESTLLAYKSAQDIALAELPPTHPIRLGLALNFSVFYYEILNSPDRACNLAKQAFDEAISELDTLGEESYKDSTLIMQLLRDNLTLWTSDITDDAGDEIKEASKRESGEGQPPQQQ from the exons ATGTCGCCAACTGACTCTTCACGCGAGGAGAATGTCTATATGGCCAAGTTAGCTGAGCAGGCCGAGCGCTATGAGGAAATGGTTGAGTTCATGGAGAAAGTTGCAAAGACCGTGGATGTTGAGGAGTTGACTGTGGAGGAAAGGAACCTCCTCTCTGTGGCTTACAAGAACGTGATTGGGGCCAGGAGGGCTTCATGGAGGATCATCTCTTCCATTGAGCAGAAGGAGGAGAGTAGGGGAAATGAGGATCATGTTGTGATCATCAAGGAGTACAGGGGCAAGATTGAGAATGAGCTGAGCAAGATCTGTGACGGCATTTTAGGCCTTCTTGAGACACATCTCATTCCATCGGCCTCAGCTGCTGAGTCGAAGGTGTTTTATCTCAAGATGAAGGGTGATTACCACAGGTACTTGGCTGAGTTTAAGACTGGTGCTGAGAGGAAGGAAGCTGCTGAGAGCACCTTGTTGGCTTACAAGTCTGCACAG GATATTGCTTTGGCTGAACTTCCTCCTACTCACCCAATAAGGCTGGGTCTTGCTCTTAACTTCTCTGTGTTCTACTATGAAATCCTTAACTCACCTGATCGTGCTTGCAATCTTGCAAAGCAG GCTTTTGATGAGGCTATATCTGAGTTGGATACATTGGGTGAGGAGTCCTACAAGGACAGTACCTTGATCATGCAACTTCTCCGAGACAATTTGACTTTGTGGACTTCTGACATCacg GATGATGCTGGGGATGAGATCAAAGAAGCATCTAAGCGTGAGTCAGGCGAGGGTCAGCCACCTCAGCAGCAGTGA
- the LOC115975805 gene encoding 14-3-3-like protein A isoform X1 — MSPTDSSREENVYMAKLAEQAERYEEMVEFMEKVAKTVDVEELTVEERNLLSVAYKNVIGARRASWRIISSIEQKEESRGNEDHVVIIKEYRGKIENELSKICDGILGLLETHLIPSASAAESKVFYLKMKGDYHRYLAEFKTGAERKEAAESTLLAYKSAQQDIALAELPPTHPIRLGLALNFSVFYYEILNSPDRACNLAKQAFDEAISELDTLGEESYKDSTLIMQLLRDNLTLWTSDITDDAGDEIKEASKRESGEGQPPQQQ; from the exons ATGTCGCCAACTGACTCTTCACGCGAGGAGAATGTCTATATGGCCAAGTTAGCTGAGCAGGCCGAGCGCTATGAGGAAATGGTTGAGTTCATGGAGAAAGTTGCAAAGACCGTGGATGTTGAGGAGTTGACTGTGGAGGAAAGGAACCTCCTCTCTGTGGCTTACAAGAACGTGATTGGGGCCAGGAGGGCTTCATGGAGGATCATCTCTTCCATTGAGCAGAAGGAGGAGAGTAGGGGAAATGAGGATCATGTTGTGATCATCAAGGAGTACAGGGGCAAGATTGAGAATGAGCTGAGCAAGATCTGTGACGGCATTTTAGGCCTTCTTGAGACACATCTCATTCCATCGGCCTCAGCTGCTGAGTCGAAGGTGTTTTATCTCAAGATGAAGGGTGATTACCACAGGTACTTGGCTGAGTTTAAGACTGGTGCTGAGAGGAAGGAAGCTGCTGAGAGCACCTTGTTGGCTTACAAGTCTGCACAG CAGGATATTGCTTTGGCTGAACTTCCTCCTACTCACCCAATAAGGCTGGGTCTTGCTCTTAACTTCTCTGTGTTCTACTATGAAATCCTTAACTCACCTGATCGTGCTTGCAATCTTGCAAAGCAG GCTTTTGATGAGGCTATATCTGAGTTGGATACATTGGGTGAGGAGTCCTACAAGGACAGTACCTTGATCATGCAACTTCTCCGAGACAATTTGACTTTGTGGACTTCTGACATCacg GATGATGCTGGGGATGAGATCAAAGAAGCATCTAAGCGTGAGTCAGGCGAGGGTCAGCCACCTCAGCAGCAGTGA